The proteins below come from a single Azospirillum sp. B510 genomic window:
- the tagH gene encoding type VI secretion system-associated FHA domain protein TagH has product MRLLLMLDGRPPQGLAGEAVFGMAGGTIGRASSCDWVLRDPARLISARHAVVTFENGRFFLVDTSSNGILYNNVRPVGRSNRVQLSSGDRLAIGPFRILARLEDDGTAELPETALAAWSPTAADPGLGDAPGPGSIQRIDPLEALSPPSDDPAPATGGAIPDDFDPLADILRAETPLPRRQAVLQPLAVPPARPGNTVPAPPNPHPLPQAVTPAAPSPADGLAGAERLIPSPDGIGFGGRAILPEARRAAPVTVLDAVQASALAGFWRGLNVGPPPDARQAAMAEALGMALAAVLDHGAGGDWRLALRDGDPVALRRIVGPRERTDSSTPTILPTGRT; this is encoded by the coding sequence ATGCGGCTGCTACTGATGCTCGACGGGCGCCCGCCCCAGGGACTTGCCGGAGAGGCCGTGTTCGGTATGGCCGGCGGCACCATCGGACGGGCCAGCTCGTGCGACTGGGTGCTGCGGGATCCGGCGCGCCTGATCTCCGCCCGGCATGCCGTGGTGACGTTCGAGAATGGACGCTTCTTCCTGGTGGATACCAGTTCCAACGGCATCCTTTACAACAATGTGCGGCCGGTCGGTCGCAGCAACCGGGTTCAGCTGTCCTCCGGCGACCGGCTGGCCATCGGCCCCTTCCGGATCCTCGCCCGGTTGGAGGATGACGGAACGGCCGAGCTGCCCGAAACGGCACTGGCAGCCTGGAGCCCCACCGCGGCCGATCCCGGCCTGGGGGATGCTCCCGGTCCGGGAAGCATCCAGAGGATCGATCCGCTGGAAGCGCTGTCACCCCCATCCGACGATCCGGCCCCGGCAACCGGCGGCGCCATTCCGGACGATTTCGACCCGCTGGCCGACATCCTGAGGGCCGAAACGCCGCTGCCCCGACGGCAGGCCGTGCTCCAGCCCCTCGCCGTTCCCCCGGCCCGGCCTGGGAACACGGTCCCGGCCCCGCCGAATCCCCACCCCCTCCCGCAGGCGGTCACGCCGGCCGCCCCATCGCCGGCAGACGGCCTTGCCGGTGCCGAACGCCTCATCCCGTCCCCCGACGGGATCGGCTTTGGCGGACGGGCGATCCTCCCGGAAGCCCGGCGGGCGGCCCCCGTCACCGTCCTGGACGCCGTCCAGGCATCGGCCCTTGCCGGCTTCTGGCGCGGGTTGAATGTCGGACCTCCGCCCGACGCCCGCCAAGCGGCGATGGCGGAGGCGCTGGGAATGGCACTGGCCGCCGTGCTCGACCACGGAGCGGGCGGCGACTGGCGGCTGGCGCTGCGCGATGGAGACCCGGTGGCGCTGCGGCGGATCGTCGGCCCGCGGGAGCGGACCGATTCTTCAACTCCCACCATTCTGCCCACGGGACGGACGTGA
- a CDS encoding serine/threonine-protein kinase: MNASPPPSITPAAEPVGILADGEEDLTLFAFDDATTRETGPAAISPMAAPPDAASSAAPPPAPLAGRYLIGDLIGRGGLCDVFAASDTLAVPYAPALVVKRLRVEHRSNAEAVRELKAQAELLARLSHPNIVRFVAAGHEQGDPWLVMERITGASLGQRLRQSAGSGLGGEAVATLLSDLIAALRHIHGKGLVHGDLKPGNILIGDDGHAFLLDPLPPAQSEAQPITPLYASPERAAGRQPAIADDVYALALVAYEAMTGRHPFGRIPPAEALTARRRLPARPAELDRAQWRFLSRLLTGNTRWTTAVTEFTRLTRPARQRADRRDKRWSRLPIAALLLLAVLGGASAIKLLF; this comes from the coding sequence ATGAACGCGTCCCCACCCCCCTCCATCACCCCAGCCGCCGAGCCCGTCGGCATCCTGGCCGACGGCGAGGAGGACCTCACCCTTTTCGCCTTCGACGACGCGACCACGCGCGAAACAGGTCCGGCCGCGATCTCCCCGATGGCCGCCCCTCCGGATGCCGCATCATCCGCCGCCCCGCCCCCGGCGCCGCTGGCCGGCCGTTACCTGATCGGCGATCTCATCGGACGGGGCGGCTTGTGCGATGTCTTCGCGGCCAGCGACACCCTGGCCGTCCCCTATGCTCCGGCGCTGGTGGTCAAGCGGCTCCGGGTGGAGCACCGGAGCAACGCGGAGGCCGTGCGCGAGTTGAAGGCCCAGGCGGAGCTTCTCGCCCGGCTGTCGCACCCCAACATCGTCCGCTTCGTCGCCGCCGGACACGAGCAGGGCGACCCCTGGCTGGTGATGGAACGCATCACCGGCGCTTCACTCGGCCAGCGGCTGCGCCAGTCGGCCGGTTCCGGGCTGGGGGGAGAGGCGGTCGCAACGCTGCTGTCCGACCTGATCGCGGCGTTGCGCCACATCCATGGAAAGGGACTGGTCCATGGCGATCTGAAGCCGGGAAACATCCTGATCGGGGACGACGGTCACGCCTTCCTGCTTGACCCACTGCCACCCGCCCAAAGCGAAGCCCAGCCGATCACGCCGCTGTACGCCAGCCCGGAACGCGCGGCCGGCCGCCAGCCGGCCATCGCCGACGATGTCTATGCCCTGGCGCTCGTCGCCTACGAGGCGATGACGGGACGGCACCCGTTCGGCCGCATCCCACCGGCCGAGGCGCTGACGGCCCGGCGACGCCTTCCCGCCCGCCCGGCGGAGCTGGACCGCGCCCAGTGGCGCTTCCTCTCCCGTCTGTTGACCGGCAACACCCGCTGGACCACGGCGGTGACCGAATTCACGCGGCTGACCCGTCCGGCCCGGCAGCGGGCCGACCGCCGGGACAAGCGTTGGAGCCGCCTCCCGATCGCCGCCCTCCTGCTGCTGGCCGTGCTGGGCGGCGCCAGCGCGATAAAACTTCTCTTCTAA
- the tssK gene encoding type VI secretion system baseplate subunit TssK, whose product MWTSKPIWLEAMFIRPQHFQQADRHTAWHIDSRVRAAAPHAWGWAALAIDRTLLRQGQFALTDGRGILPDGTPFDLSPAGALPPAREVPGDLAERLVHLALPAPQRGQSEVALDNRAGRYRATEVEVDDTASPNGVTAAIKVGAPAFRLVFEGESMDGLIGLGCARVERVRESREVVLSAQYIPPTLAVDVDRRLTEMLGEVVSLLQSRGNALAERLNPDNWQSNAGFLDFALLQTVNRHEPLLAGMAGADGLHPLDLHRALLELAGDLATFKTGRHRPPPFPRYRHQDLESSFTPLMAEIRSALTMVTDQPVVAIPLEARRFGIHIGQPADRTLFRDAQFVLAVNAAVPPDTIRNLFPSHVKVGPVEDIRSLVNLQLPGIGLTPLAVAPRQLPFHRGFTYFELDRNAASWPKLLSSAAIALHVSGDFPALEMEFWAIRNAAS is encoded by the coding sequence ATGTGGACCAGCAAGCCGATCTGGCTCGAAGCGATGTTCATCCGGCCTCAACATTTCCAGCAGGCCGACCGCCACACCGCATGGCACATCGACAGCCGGGTGCGAGCCGCCGCCCCGCATGCCTGGGGCTGGGCCGCGCTGGCGATCGACCGGACCCTGCTGCGCCAGGGGCAGTTCGCGCTGACCGACGGACGCGGCATCCTGCCCGACGGCACCCCCTTCGACCTCTCGCCGGCCGGCGCCCTGCCTCCGGCGCGGGAGGTTCCGGGCGATCTCGCCGAGCGGCTGGTCCATCTGGCCCTGCCGGCTCCCCAACGCGGGCAATCGGAGGTCGCGCTGGACAACCGCGCCGGCCGTTACCGTGCCACGGAGGTCGAGGTGGACGATACCGCCAGCCCCAACGGCGTCACCGCCGCGATCAAGGTCGGCGCCCCCGCTTTCCGCCTGGTCTTCGAAGGCGAGAGCATGGACGGGCTGATCGGCCTCGGTTGCGCCCGCGTTGAAAGGGTCCGCGAAAGCCGGGAGGTGGTTCTGTCGGCCCAATACATACCGCCGACCCTCGCCGTCGATGTCGACCGCCGGCTGACCGAGATGCTCGGGGAGGTGGTATCCCTGCTGCAAAGCCGGGGAAACGCGCTGGCGGAGCGGTTGAATCCCGACAACTGGCAAAGCAATGCCGGCTTTCTCGATTTCGCCCTGCTGCAAACGGTGAACCGCCACGAGCCGTTGCTGGCGGGCATGGCCGGGGCGGATGGGCTGCACCCGCTCGATCTGCACCGGGCCCTCCTCGAACTGGCCGGCGACCTCGCCACCTTCAAAACGGGGCGGCACCGGCCGCCGCCCTTTCCACGCTACCGCCACCAGGATCTGGAAAGCAGTTTCACGCCGCTGATGGCGGAGATCCGCAGCGCCCTGACCATGGTCACCGATCAGCCGGTGGTGGCCATTCCCTTGGAGGCCAGGCGTTTCGGCATTCACATCGGGCAGCCCGCCGACCGGACCCTGTTCCGCGACGCGCAGTTCGTGCTGGCGGTGAACGCCGCGGTGCCGCCCGACACCATCCGGAACCTGTTTCCCTCGCACGTCAAGGTCGGCCCGGTGGAAGACATCCGAAGTCTGGTGAATCTCCAGCTGCCCGGCATCGGCCTGACGCCGCTGGCGGTCGCTCCGCGCCAGTTGCCCTTCCATCGCGGCTTCACCTATTTCGAGCTGGACCGCAACGCCGCCTCCTGGCCCAAGCTCCTCAGTTCCGCCGCCATCGCACTGCATGTCAGCGGTGACTTCCCGGCTCTCGAGATGGAGTTCTGGGCCATTCGGAACGCCGCGTCATGA
- the tssJ gene encoding type VI secretion system lipoprotein TssJ has product MASITPSRSALLLFLLMTAACGSTKPPPPTRITATIAASDQINPNALGQPSPLVVRVYELKNLDQFIAADFFTLYDSDQLALAQSLVARRELSVKPGETVKVEGGASGSEATKFVGVFAAYREGQAATWRASVPIVASAVNLPLFKLDVNSVSLKEDPPPMPETGGTWWWPF; this is encoded by the coding sequence ATGGCCTCCATCACACCTTCGAGATCGGCGCTGCTCCTGTTCCTGCTGATGACGGCGGCCTGCGGCTCGACCAAACCGCCGCCGCCAACCCGGATCACCGCGACCATCGCCGCATCGGACCAGATCAATCCCAACGCGCTCGGGCAACCATCGCCACTGGTCGTGCGCGTGTACGAGTTGAAGAACCTCGACCAGTTCATCGCCGCCGACTTCTTCACGCTCTACGACAGCGACCAGCTGGCGCTGGCACAGTCGCTGGTGGCAAGGCGGGAGCTGTCGGTCAAACCGGGAGAGACGGTCAAGGTCGAAGGCGGGGCCAGCGGCAGCGAGGCCACGAAGTTCGTCGGCGTTTTCGCAGCCTATCGCGAAGGGCAGGCCGCCACCTGGCGGGCCAGCGTCCCGATCGTGGCCAGTGCGGTCAACCTGCCGCTGTTCAAGCTCGACGTCAATTCGGTGAGCCTGAAGGAAGACCCGCCTCCGATGCCTGAAACCGGTGGGACCTGGTGGTGGCCGTTCTGA
- a CDS encoding PP2C family protein-serine/threonine phosphatase has protein sequence MTSPEPPALSLPSLWPSAGLTRQGVGRSVNEDAILSRPDLGLWAVADGIGGQAAGDVASRAVIGALAGALESAGPQQSLDAAAAVVRGALTTVNRELLDKAAQLGTRSVIATTIAMLLVRGDEALCLWAGDSRIYLLRDVHLYRLTRDHTVAADRMMAGLPPSPDPRAAQSLTRAVGARDALTLDLAVLGTRPGDLFLVCTDGVWQAIPPEGLAGSFEADPDATVRLLAERALAGGTRDDLSAVVTRVCP, from the coding sequence ATGACATCCCCTGAACCCCCCGCACTGTCCTTACCCTCCCTGTGGCCGAGCGCCGGCCTGACCCGTCAGGGGGTCGGCCGCTCGGTCAACGAGGATGCGATCCTGTCGCGGCCGGACCTCGGGCTATGGGCGGTGGCGGACGGAATCGGCGGGCAGGCCGCCGGGGATGTCGCCAGCCGCGCGGTCATCGGCGCGCTGGCCGGAGCGCTGGAGTCCGCCGGTCCGCAACAGTCGCTGGACGCCGCCGCCGCCGTTGTCCGGGGGGCGCTGACGACCGTCAACCGCGAGCTGCTGGACAAGGCGGCCCAGCTCGGAACCCGGTCGGTCATCGCCACCACCATCGCCATGCTGCTGGTGCGCGGCGATGAGGCCCTGTGCCTGTGGGCCGGCGACAGCCGGATCTATCTGCTGCGCGACGTCCATCTCTATCGGCTGACCCGCGACCATACGGTGGCCGCCGACCGGATGATGGCCGGACTGCCGCCCTCTCCCGATCCAAGGGCGGCCCAGAGCCTGACCCGCGCGGTCGGCGCGCGGGACGCGTTGACGCTCGATCTGGCGGTGTTGGGGACCAGACCGGGCGACCTGTTCCTCGTCTGCACCGACGGCGTGTGGCAGGCCATTCCGCCCGAGGGACTGGCCGGGAGCTTCGAGGCCGACCCGGACGCCACCGTCCGCCTGCTGGCCGAACGGGCTCTGGCCGGCGGAACGCGCGACGACCTTTCAGCCGTCGTGACGCGGGTCTGCCCATGA
- the tssM gene encoding type VI secretion system membrane subunit TssM, with amino-acid sequence MIYFYEFFTRYIGWRWLVRILVIVLLVGAYWFLAPLLEIDGAHPLAEPWARIGLPLGLVALYLVIRLYPSARLSWEKRQLARRGITATDSMNSMAVLERLAVMERFEAVAEALGPQAQPGATSADAYTTPWYLMLGPQGGGRTTLLGRAELDFPLHQPAAGGDDQPCDIWVSRNAVVVDAAGRLALQDSAPEQDEAGWRTLLQMLTRQRPRRPVNAVLLAVPVDALLADDGRRRQLAETLRRRVQEASSQFGIRMPVYLIITRCDLVAGFSEFFETRDVDEREQIWGFSLPLERTAAGEAVIRRIETEAALLSERIDAQVPPRLQHERDAARRRLIANFAVQFRLAQQALARFAAEFLRGDHAGAAPPLRGVFLTSATREGFDPALLFGLVAEPFTLDPARVPAPLHPERSFFMANLFAGAILPEANLAGTNRAVEAGLASRHMLQYGAAGLILAVAGGLWAQAYERHMGRLDLLDGAVQKVALALGQARNQPDLTVVFAPLADLQTASTGYRTAGALPTLFDLGMTPDAAIARDLDTIQSALLRREFQPRAAELARQSLAAALSANDQRAVHHALRVYLMLCTPARADAALLRGWAAQIGQAKFALFPEQNQIFQHHMADLLEVGLDPLAPEEVTVGQARRMLLRSTPAAQVYEELKRVAGTAGLRDFRLPPATLPPSGAAAAGVVSMGSDVLETATVIPGFYTSEGFYQVFLKQLPNLSNGSVEDDWMFDASSIMAVSATNADLINQVTDLYVRDYVGAWQKLLKSIEFYGFMSLTEATQTLDYLSAADSPIRNILVSLRNNVDLPVPAPPQPAAGAATAPPVRRAGLTDRLLNAGSTLAAAQLQPEPAAAPPAPPPLPPQLTGANWPGARIAAPFRSLTDLVVENGSRTAGIEGVLGVVSSLAATAKSVVLSSDPPRAAYQMALARLGVRPGQQADAITLVRMAADRQPEPVRQWLTRLAGETWAAVMNEARASVAQSWEQEVMPEWRRSMRDRYPLFREGGAEIPLKDFSTFFGPTGIIDKFVQDRLAAFIDMSGARWTNRQVDGESIELSPAALRQLQQAAVIRQAFFAQGSGTAPSVRFSLRPTMLDSRATQLQLVSGGETITYRHEPPRARKLQWPGEAGFGPLRISVTDVENRSWSLEKDGIWSLYRLLDEARIRPAASGDRYQMDLTLNGLTASFELIAETAGPNPLDPRLLRDLRLPEHLQ; translated from the coding sequence ATGATCTATTTCTACGAATTCTTCACGAGATACATCGGCTGGCGCTGGCTGGTCCGCATCCTGGTGATCGTCCTTCTGGTCGGCGCCTACTGGTTTCTGGCGCCGCTGCTGGAGATCGACGGCGCCCACCCGTTGGCCGAGCCGTGGGCGCGCATCGGGCTTCCGCTGGGACTGGTGGCGCTCTATCTGGTGATCCGCCTCTATCCGAGCGCAAGGCTGAGCTGGGAGAAGCGCCAGCTTGCGCGGCGCGGGATCACCGCCACCGACAGCATGAACAGCATGGCGGTGCTGGAACGGCTGGCCGTGATGGAGCGGTTCGAGGCGGTGGCCGAGGCGCTCGGGCCGCAGGCCCAGCCCGGCGCCACCTCGGCCGATGCCTACACCACCCCCTGGTATCTGATGCTGGGTCCGCAGGGCGGCGGCCGGACCACGCTGCTTGGCCGCGCCGAACTGGATTTCCCGCTGCACCAGCCCGCCGCCGGGGGTGACGACCAGCCCTGCGACATCTGGGTGTCGCGGAACGCCGTGGTGGTCGATGCGGCCGGGCGGCTGGCCCTTCAGGATTCCGCGCCGGAGCAGGACGAGGCGGGATGGCGGACCCTTTTGCAGATGCTGACCCGCCAACGTCCAAGACGGCCGGTCAACGCCGTCCTGCTGGCCGTGCCGGTGGACGCGCTGCTGGCCGACGACGGCCGGCGGCGCCAACTGGCGGAGACGCTGCGCCGTCGGGTCCAGGAGGCATCGAGCCAGTTCGGCATCCGCATGCCGGTGTATCTGATCATCACCCGCTGCGACCTCGTCGCCGGATTTTCCGAGTTCTTCGAAACCCGCGACGTTGACGAGCGCGAGCAGATCTGGGGGTTCTCCCTGCCGCTGGAGCGCACGGCGGCGGGCGAGGCCGTGATCCGCCGGATCGAAACGGAAGCGGCGCTGCTGAGCGAGCGGATCGATGCACAGGTCCCGCCCCGCCTGCAACACGAACGCGACGCCGCCCGTCGCCGTCTGATCGCCAATTTCGCCGTCCAGTTCCGCCTCGCGCAGCAGGCGCTGGCACGCTTCGCCGCGGAATTCCTGCGCGGCGATCACGCGGGCGCCGCGCCGCCGCTGCGCGGCGTCTTCCTGACCAGCGCCACGCGGGAGGGGTTCGATCCGGCTCTGCTGTTCGGACTGGTGGCGGAACCCTTCACCCTCGATCCGGCGCGGGTGCCGGCACCGCTGCACCCCGAGCGCAGCTTCTTCATGGCGAACCTGTTCGCCGGCGCCATCCTCCCCGAAGCCAACCTCGCGGGCACCAATCGGGCGGTCGAAGCCGGGCTGGCCAGCCGGCACATGCTTCAGTATGGCGCCGCCGGCCTGATCCTGGCGGTGGCGGGCGGACTATGGGCGCAGGCCTACGAGCGTCACATGGGACGTCTGGACCTGCTCGACGGCGCGGTCCAGAAGGTGGCCCTGGCGCTCGGGCAGGCGCGCAACCAACCGGATCTGACGGTGGTCTTCGCGCCCCTGGCCGATCTTCAGACCGCCTCCACCGGCTATCGGACCGCAGGGGCGCTGCCCACCCTGTTCGACCTCGGGATGACGCCGGATGCGGCGATCGCCCGCGACCTCGACACGATCCAAAGCGCCTTGCTTCGCCGCGAGTTCCAGCCGCGCGCCGCCGAGCTGGCCCGCCAATCCCTGGCCGCGGCGCTGAGCGCCAACGATCAGCGCGCGGTGCATCATGCTTTGCGCGTCTATCTGATGCTGTGCACGCCGGCCCGGGCCGACGCGGCGCTCCTGCGAGGCTGGGCCGCGCAGATCGGCCAGGCGAAATTCGCCCTGTTTCCCGAGCAGAACCAAATTTTCCAACATCACATGGCGGATCTTCTCGAGGTTGGGCTCGATCCGCTCGCCCCGGAGGAGGTGACGGTCGGACAGGCCCGCCGGATGCTGCTGCGGTCGACACCCGCGGCGCAGGTCTACGAGGAACTGAAACGGGTGGCGGGCACCGCCGGACTGCGCGACTTCCGCCTGCCGCCGGCGACCCTGCCCCCCTCCGGCGCCGCGGCGGCGGGTGTCGTCAGCATGGGATCGGACGTGCTGGAAACGGCGACGGTCATTCCCGGCTTCTACACAAGCGAAGGCTTCTATCAGGTCTTCCTGAAACAGCTTCCCAACCTCAGCAACGGATCGGTCGAGGATGACTGGATGTTCGACGCCTCCAGCATCATGGCCGTGTCGGCCACCAATGCCGACCTGATCAACCAGGTGACCGACCTCTATGTCCGCGATTATGTCGGAGCATGGCAGAAGCTGCTGAAATCGATCGAGTTCTATGGATTCATGTCGCTGACCGAGGCGACGCAGACGCTGGACTATCTGTCGGCCGCCGACAGCCCGATCCGCAACATCCTGGTTTCGCTTCGCAACAACGTCGACCTGCCGGTGCCCGCCCCGCCGCAGCCGGCGGCCGGCGCCGCGACCGCTCCGCCGGTGCGCCGCGCCGGTCTGACGGATCGCCTGCTGAACGCCGGAAGCACCCTCGCGGCGGCGCAGCTCCAACCCGAACCGGCCGCCGCTCCGCCGGCACCGCCGCCGCTGCCGCCTCAATTGACCGGCGCCAATTGGCCGGGCGCGCGTATCGCCGCCCCCTTCCGCTCCCTGACCGATCTGGTCGTCGAAAACGGCTCGCGGACCGCTGGAATCGAAGGGGTGCTGGGGGTGGTGTCCAGTCTCGCCGCCACCGCCAAATCGGTCGTGCTGTCCAGTGATCCGCCACGGGCCGCCTACCAGATGGCGCTGGCCCGCCTCGGTGTCCGGCCGGGACAACAGGCCGACGCCATCACCCTCGTCCGTATGGCCGCCGACCGCCAGCCCGAACCGGTGCGGCAATGGCTGACCCGCCTCGCCGGGGAAACCTGGGCCGCCGTGATGAACGAGGCGCGGGCGTCGGTCGCCCAGTCCTGGGAGCAGGAGGTCATGCCGGAATGGCGGCGCAGCATGCGCGACCGCTATCCGCTGTTCCGCGAGGGCGGCGCCGAGATTCCCCTGAAGGACTTCTCCACCTTCTTCGGTCCGACCGGGATCATCGACAAGTTCGTGCAGGACCGGCTGGCCGCCTTCATCGACATGTCGGGCGCCCGCTGGACAAACCGGCAGGTGGATGGCGAGTCGATCGAGCTGTCGCCCGCTGCCCTGCGTCAATTGCAGCAGGCGGCGGTTATCCGCCAGGCGTTCTTCGCACAGGGTAGCGGCACGGCGCCGTCGGTGCGCTTCAGCCTTCGCCCGACCATGCTGGACAGCCGGGCCACCCAGCTGCAACTGGTCAGCGGTGGCGAGACCATCACCTATCGTCACGAACCGCCGCGTGCACGCAAGCTGCAATGGCCGGGGGAGGCCGGGTTTGGCCCGCTGCGGATCAGCGTCACCGATGTCGAGAACCGGAGCTGGTCGCTGGAGAAGGACGGCATATGGTCGCTCTACCGCCTGCTCGACGAGGCGCGCATCCGCCCGGCGGCGAGCGGTGACCGTTACCAGATGGACCTCACACTGAACGGTCTGACCGCCAGCTTCGAATTGATCGCCGAAACCGCCGGCCCCAACCCGCTGGACCCCCGGCTGCTGCGCGATCTTCGTCTGCCGGAGCATCTGCAATGA
- a CDS encoding Hcp family type VI secretion system effector has product MATGAYMKVIGKNQGAISDRAFSAESVGSTIFQEAHQDCIYVLASSMEVAVPTDPQSGQPTGVRGHKPFTITKYFDRASPLLWQAACTGEVLEISLSFYRTSARGGLEQYYSIKFTDAVIVDMKGYFQNILMDEFKGLGHHEDVSFVYRAVEWTHEMAGTTGSDDWRRPTYS; this is encoded by the coding sequence ATGGCGACCGGTGCCTATATGAAAGTGATCGGCAAGAACCAGGGCGCGATCAGCGACCGTGCCTTTTCGGCCGAGAGCGTCGGCAGCACGATCTTTCAGGAAGCGCATCAGGATTGTATTTACGTCCTGGCCTCCAGCATGGAAGTCGCCGTGCCGACCGATCCGCAATCCGGCCAGCCGACCGGCGTGCGTGGTCACAAGCCCTTCACCATCACCAAATATTTCGACCGCGCCTCGCCGCTGCTCTGGCAGGCCGCCTGCACCGGCGAGGTGCTGGAAATCTCGCTCAGCTTCTACCGAACCTCCGCGCGCGGCGGGCTGGAGCAGTATTACAGCATCAAGTTCACCGACGCCGTGATCGTGGACATGAAGGGCTATTTCCAGAATATCCTGATGGACGAGTTCAAGGGCCTCGGCCATCACGAGGATGTGTCCTTCGTCTACCGCGCGGTGGAATGGACGCATGAGATGGCCGGAACCACGGGCTCCGACGACTGGCGGCGGCCGACCTACAGCTGA
- the icmH gene encoding type IVB secretion system protein IcmH/DotU: protein MSQFIDEDDAPTTPRPIQVPPPPRPAVPGRPQPPTPASPRIAAPQRPAAPQALLQRRPPAADPTAMPARGRDGGTNALLTAAGPLLTMVTQVAFSSEHADADALQRGFLAAFTRFETEAAAAGYREDTVTTAKYVLAALVDEMVLDTGWGFESVWGSRSLLSLLFRETWGGEKVFTILDRLKAEPDRNIDALELIGRCLAFGFQGKYRRLDGGLYQLEDLRSELDRLCRSLRPAVDPRLASTVAPVKAATRLRRFLPGWVVFVLVAVLLAGAFLSAKGKLNQRAEAALASLARVAGAGTAAGAAAVPARAPAFLPAAPNPSPLTAR from the coding sequence ATGAGCCAGTTCATCGACGAGGACGACGCCCCGACCACACCGCGGCCGATCCAGGTTCCACCGCCGCCGCGTCCGGCGGTGCCGGGCCGACCGCAGCCCCCAACGCCGGCATCGCCACGCATCGCCGCGCCACAGCGTCCGGCCGCCCCCCAGGCGCTCCTCCAACGGCGGCCTCCGGCGGCCGACCCGACGGCGATGCCCGCGCGCGGCCGTGACGGCGGCACCAACGCGTTGCTGACGGCGGCCGGACCGCTGCTGACGATGGTCACGCAAGTCGCCTTTTCCAGCGAGCATGCCGACGCCGACGCCTTGCAGCGCGGATTCCTGGCCGCCTTCACCCGCTTCGAAACCGAAGCCGCCGCCGCCGGATATCGCGAAGACACCGTGACCACGGCGAAATACGTGCTGGCCGCCCTGGTGGACGAGATGGTGCTCGATACCGGATGGGGTTTCGAAAGCGTGTGGGGAAGCCGCAGCCTGCTGTCCCTCCTGTTCAGGGAGACCTGGGGGGGTGAGAAGGTGTTCACCATCCTCGACCGGCTGAAGGCCGAACCGGACCGCAACATCGACGCGCTGGAACTGATCGGCCGCTGCCTGGCGTTCGGTTTCCAGGGCAAATACCGGCGGCTGGACGGTGGCCTCTACCAGCTCGAGGATCTGCGAAGCGAGCTTGACCGCTTGTGCCGCAGCCTGCGTCCCGCCGTCGACCCGCGGCTCGCCTCCACCGTGGCTCCGGTGAAAGCCGCGACCCGGCTGCGCCGGTTCCTGCCGGGCTGGGTGGTGTTCGTCCTGGTCGCGGTGCTGCTCGCCGGCGCCTTCCTGTCCGCGAAGGGCAAGCTGAACCAGAGGGCCGAAGCCGCCCTCGCCAGCCTCGCCCGCGTGGCCGGCGCCGGAACCGCCGCCGGAGCCGCCGCCGTGCCCGCCCGCGCACCGGCCTTCCTTCCGGCCGCCCCGAATCCCAGCCCGCTGACCGCCCGATGA